Proteins co-encoded in one Neoarius graeffei isolate fNeoGra1 chromosome 11, fNeoGra1.pri, whole genome shotgun sequence genomic window:
- the LOC132894685 gene encoding uncharacterized protein LOC132894685, with protein MFRVCVKSRMAMNDLGLKEEKREKILQYSLHRRRARQFYNILNDVGDSFTVCFDVMENLVLPKSAIVQTYYSRQLYYYVFGVVRHHGRGESQSRHDIHLYTWLEYENAKDSNMIASALQHYFTAVAADNLHLCQCLRLFSDSCYGQNKNINVLSMLFGLRSQLFPHLTINYFFPVRGHRFLPADRVFGRIKRDLRKHATILLPDEYASILHRHGNIHQYGRDWQCYDFRKEAAAFTTQQRSFKISDARVIQICGERLDVKSSFAGDFTQHSVLKRGKRWLLYLMPTV; from the coding sequence ATGTTCCGTGTGTGTGTTAAGTCCCGGATGGCGATGAATGACCTTGGCTTAAAAGAAGAGAAACGAGAGAAAATCCTGCAATACTCCCTCCACAGACGCCGTGCCCGTCAGTTCTACAATATCCTGAATGACGTGGGGGATTCCTTCACTGTCTGCTTTGACGTCATGGAGAACCTTGTCCTGCCGAAATCTGCCATAGTTCAGACGTACTACTCCAGGCAACTCTACTACTATGTCTTTGGAGTGGTGCGTCACCATGGCAGAGGAGAATCCCAAAGTAGGCATGATATCCACCTGTACACATGGCTTGAGTATGAGAACGCGAAGGACAGCAACATGATTGCCTCAGCTCTCCAACACTATTTCACAGCTGTAGCTGCAGACAACCTCCACCTGTGTCAGTGCCTGCGCCTGTTCTCCGACTCATGCTATGGCCAAAACAAGAACATTAATGTGCTGTCTATGCTGTTTGGCCTCCGGTCACAGCTGTTCCCCCACCTCACCATCAACTATTTTTTTCCGGTACGAGGACACCGCTTCCTCCCAGCTGACAGGGTGTTCGGCAGGATCAAACGAGACCTCAGAAAGCACGCCACCATTCTGCTGCCAGACGAATACGCATCCATACTTCACAGGCATGGCAATATCCATCAATATGGGAGAGATTGGCAGTGCTATGATTTCAGGAAGGAAGCCGCTGCCTTCACCACCCAGCAACGATCTTTCAAAATTAGTGACGCCAGGGTCATTCAAATATGTGGGGAAAGGCTGGATGTCAAGTCTTCTTTTGCCGGGGATTTTACTCAGCATTCCGTGCTGAAAAGAGGGAAGAGGTGGCTCCTCTACCTGATGCCAACTGTGTGA